A stretch of Aspergillus nidulans FGSC A4 chromosome VI DNA encodes these proteins:
- a CDS encoding uncharacterized protein (transcript_id=CADANIAT00009864), producing the protein MPQEPAANFTRVINLDEHNGKEIKRAILPRTAGKYHRSLMIFDRFLELHPAACSPPDIKTYKGFLEFYYIISDLKTKLGLPDVEMPRDGLSLNDLTILLTQLWFRDFKEYRSQYPDQSRVQLTAPILLYCFSSAQTGEVHESTAHRSIAQQKDNGDDNDTKLWASVMVAYYKSWSMAFQCTDSFVAPPPFAFSV; encoded by the exons ATGCCACAAGAACCGGCAGCTAATTTTACGCGCGTGATCAATCTTGATGAGCACAATGGTAAAGAGATCAAACGAGCAATTCTTCCACGAACGGCTGGAAAGTATCATCGAAGTCTGATGATCTTTGACAG ATTCCTTGAGCTGCATCCCGCTGCCTGCTCTCCCCCTGATATCAAAACATATAAAGGGTTTTTGGAATTTTAT TATATTATATCAGATTTGAAGACCAAACTGGGTCTTCCAGATGTTGAGATGCCCAGAGATGGACTGTCTCTGAATGATTTGACCATTCTCCTAACGCAGCTTTGGTTTCGGGATTTTAAGGAATACCGCAGCCAATACCCCGACCAAAGTAGAGTACAGCTTACTGCACCAATATTACTCtattgcttttcttcggctCAGACTGGAGAGGTACATGAGTCCACAGCTCACCGATCTATCGCCCAGCAGAAGGATAATGGCGACGACAACGACACTAAGCTCTGGGCCAGTGTCATGGTAGCATACTACAAG AGCTGGTCGATGGCATTCCAAT GTACAGATTCGTTCGTCGCGCCACCTCCGTTCGCCTTCAGTGTCTGA